From Streptomyces sp. NBC_00683, one genomic window encodes:
- a CDS encoding N-formylglutamate amidohydrolase: MRPEPQPFQLVPGAAGSPVLLHVPHSSRSVPAHVRDGILLDDGALERELDQITDAHTAALAALAREACAQAPWQFLNGLSRLVIDPERFPDDREEMLAVGMGAVYTHTTFRERLRASGVDPQPLLDRYFHPYARAMTAAVDERLAATGRAVVIDVHSYPTTALPYELHGAGPRPPVCLGTDSFHTPPGLLAGAEAAFAGFGGTGLDSPFPGTYVPLKHYGKDRRVSALMIEIRRDQYMTEPGGPAGPGLKALASALAELVDGL; this comes from the coding sequence TTGCGACCTGAGCCCCAGCCGTTCCAGCTCGTTCCGGGCGCCGCCGGATCACCGGTGCTGCTCCACGTCCCCCACTCGTCCCGATCCGTCCCGGCGCACGTACGCGACGGCATCCTGCTGGACGACGGAGCCCTGGAGCGGGAGCTCGACCAGATCACGGACGCGCACACCGCCGCGCTCGCGGCCCTGGCCCGCGAAGCCTGCGCCCAGGCACCCTGGCAGTTCCTCAACGGTCTGTCGCGCCTGGTCATCGACCCCGAGCGGTTCCCGGACGACCGGGAGGAGATGCTGGCGGTCGGCATGGGCGCGGTCTACACGCACACCACCTTCCGCGAACGGCTCCGCGCGTCCGGCGTGGACCCGCAGCCGCTGCTCGACCGCTACTTCCATCCGTACGCACGAGCAATGACGGCGGCGGTCGACGAACGGCTGGCCGCCACGGGGCGGGCGGTCGTCATCGACGTCCACTCCTACCCGACCACGGCGCTCCCGTACGAACTGCACGGTGCGGGCCCGCGCCCGCCGGTCTGCCTGGGCACCGACAGCTTCCACACACCGCCCGGCCTGCTGGCCGGGGCCGAGGCGGCGTTCGCCGGGTTCGGGGGCACGGGGCTCGACAGCCCGTTCCCGGGTACCTATGTGCCGCTGAAGCACTACGGGAAGGACCGCCGGGTCAGCGCGCTGATGATCGAGATCCGCCGCGACCAGTACATGACCGAGCCGGGCGGCCCCGCGGGGCCGGGCCTCAAGGCGTTGGCGTCCGCGCTGGCCGAGCTGGTGGACGGACTGTAG